The Pararhizobium sp. IMCC21322 sequence GCGCGCAAGGAAGAAATTGCGCGTATGCTGGCCGGTGCCACAATCACCAATGAAGCAAGAGCGGCAGCGGAAAAGCTCATTGCTGGAACAAGCGAATCCTGAGACTGGGTATTACATATGGCTGAACTGGACGGAACGCCGGTTGATGAACTGACATTGGAACAGGCCGCTGGCGAACTGGAACGGTTGGCAGCAACCATCGCTGATCATGATCAGCACTACCATCAGGATGATGCGCCAAAGATAGATGATGCACAGTATGACGCTCTGAAGCGCCGCAATCTGGAAATTGAAGTGCGCTTTCCAGAATTGATCCGGTCGGATTCTCCCAGCAAGCGTGTTGGCTATGCGCCGTCGGAGAAGTTTTCAAAATACACCCACTCGGTTCCCATGCTCTCGCTGGACAACGCTTTTTCAGAGGGGGATGTACAGGATTTTGTTGGGCGAGTACGGCGTTTTCTGGGGCTTGACGGTGACGTTGCAATTCCCATCACAGCTGAACCCAAGATCGACGGCCTGTCTGCAAGCCTGCGCTATGAGAACGGCGTTCTGGTCAATGGTGCCACCCGTGGCGATGGGCAGGTCGGCGAGAATGTCACGGGAAATTTGCGCACTGTTGAAACCATCCCTCAGCGCCTGAAGGGATCTGGCTGGCCGGATATCATCGAAATACGCGGCGAAGTCTACATGGCACATGAGGATTTCAAAGCTCTGAATGCGCGGATGCTGGACAGCGGACGGCAATTTGCCAATCCGAGAAACGCCGCTGCCGGGTCCTTGCGGCAATTGGACGCCCGTATCACAGCCGAGCGCCCTTTGAGGTTTTTTGCCTATGCCTGGGGCGAAATCAGCGCTCCCGTTGCTACAAGTCAGCTTGAGATGATTGAGAATTTCAAAGCCTGGGGCTTTGACATCAATCCGCTGATGCGGCGAGGCGAAACTGTCGCCGAGCTGATTGCTGTCTACAATGATATCGAGGCGCAAAGGGCGAGCTTGGGCTATGACATTGATGGCGTGGTCTATAAAGTTGATGATTTGGCACTGCAGGCAAGGCTGGGCTTTGCGTCCCGTTTTCCGCGCTGGGCCATCGCCCACAAATTTCCTGCCGAACAGGCGACGACCATTCTCGAAGACATAGAAATTCAGGTCGGTCGCACAGGCGCACTGACACCTGTTGCCAAACTGCGCCCGGTCACCGTTGGCGGTGTCGTAGTCTCCAATGCCACCTTGCACAATGGTGACTATATTGCCGGAATTGGTGCCAATGGGGAGCCGATCCGCGAAGGTCGGGACTTGCGCAAGGGGGATCAGGTCACCGTTCAGCGTGCCGGGGATGTAATACCGCAGATCGTGGATGTGGATATTTCAGCGCGCGCTGCTAATTCCAAGCCTTTCGAGTTCCCTGAAATCTGTCCGGCCTGTGGCAGTCACGCCGTGCGCGAAGTCAATGCCAAGTCCGGCAAAATTGATGTGATACGTCGTTGTACGGGCGGTTTGATTTGTCCTGCGCAGGCCGTGGAAAAACTGAAGCACTTTGTGTCCCGCAACGCTTTGGACATTGATGGCTTTGGAGACAAGCAAGTGGAAGCGTTCTATCACGATGGTCTTGTCACACGCCCGGCAGATATCTTCACGCTCCAGGCTCGTGACAAGCGTTCTCTGAAACGTCTGAAAGACCGCGAAGGCTGGGGGGGAACCTCGGTGCGCAATTTGTTTGAAGCCATTGATGAGCGTCGCAACGTCGTTCTGAACAGGTTTATCTTTGGACTTGGCATTCGCCATATCGGGGAGGGCACAGCCAAATTGCTGGCCCGGCAATATGAAGATTTTGAGGGTTTGCGCTCTGCCGTCAAAGCTGCGGCGGACGAGACGTCTGATGCCTGGATGGATTTGGTGAATATTGACGGCATTGGGGAAACTGTTGCCCATGCTCTTGTCGAGTTCTTCACCGAGCCACACAATGATGAAGCGCTGGATACCCTGTTGGAACAGGTGAGCCCAACACCGATGGAAAAAACCGCAAGTGACAGTCCGGTTGCCGGAAAAACTGTGGTGTTTACGGGGGCACTGGAAAAGTTCTCCCGCGATGAAGCCAAAGCCATGGCCGAACGGTTAGGTGCCAAAGTCGCTGGCTCGGTTTCCAAGAAAACCGATCTTCTTGTGGCTGGCCCCGGAGCAGGGTCCAAGCTGAAAAAGGCTCAGGATCTGGAGATTGAAATTACCGACGAGGATGGTTGGCTGGCCATCGTAGGGTAGCGAGCATCTGATTCATTCGATTCACTGATTACAGCTTTCAATACAATGCGTGTGTGTTTGAACCCGTATGGTAGTATAAGACAGCATTGCTGACTTATTTATGAGGTGTGCATGTCTGTTGAAACACCACTGATCAACGAACGGCGAGAGTTCAAAGACGGTGTGAAAGCATCGCTGCCGATTGTTGCTGCCGTCAGTCCCTTCGGTGCTGTTTACGGCGCAGCGGCAATTTCCAATGGCATGAGCTTTTTTGATACCGTTTTCATGAGCGGCATTGTCTTTGCCGGAGCCAGCCAGATGGTTGCTGTTGATCTACTGGCAACGCCCCTGCCATTCTGGACAATTGTTCTGTCAGTATTCGCAGTCAATTTCAGGCATATTCTCTACAGCGCTTCGCTGGGGCGCAAAATGCATCGGTTTGGACCAATCCAGAAAGCATTGGCATTTATGCTGTTGATCGACCCGCAATGGGCGATTTGTGAAAAACGGACCCAGTCGCGGCCACTGACCGCCGGATTCTACTTCGGCCTCGCCATGCCTCTTTGGATTGTCTGGTTAGTGTCCAGCGGCTTTGGTGCCGTTTTTGGAAAGCTTGTCACCAATCCACAAGCGATTGCGTTTGATTTCATCTTGCCGATTTATTTCATAGCCCTGCTGATGGGATTTCGGGAACGGTATAGTTGGCTCCCGGTGGTTTTTGTCTCGGGCAGTGCAGCTTTGGTTGCTTTCTGGGTAATAGGCCCACCCTGGCATGTGGCCAGTGGCGCGTTTGCCGGTATTTTCTATGCTGCATGGCGTGGCAAGCCAAAGGACTTGATGGCGTTGTCCCCAAACGCAAATCAATCCGGAGAGGGTGCCAATGTCTGACATGATCTGGCTTATTCTGACCCTGGCGGTCCTGACCTATGCCACCCGATTTGGCGGGCATGTGGTCTTGTCGCGACTCAAACGGATCAACCCACGGCTTGAAGCTGCGCTTGATGCCGTTCCCGCAGCTGTCATTACGGCACTTGTGGTTCCCGCTGCCTTCACGACCGGCATTCCGGAATTTATCGGGGCCGCAATGGCAGTTGCGCTGAGCTTCCGGCTCTCAATGATCAGTGTTTTAATATTGTCCACTGGCACCGTGGCCGCTTTGCGCTATTTGCTGTGAGCTTTGCGCATCATTGGTGATGTTGCCCGTGACAGCCAGGCCGTCTCGTCCGGTGTCAGCAGATCAGTGTGAACCAGTTTTTCAAAGACTTCGTGATGGTATTCATTGAGCCACTCCAATTCCTGGTCGCTGAGACCATCAGCATCAACAGCACGTAGATCAAAAGGGCAGAATGTGATGGTCTCAAATCCCATCATGAGCATATCGCCGCCCTCAATTGGTTGCGGCTCTTCAACGATGATGAGGTTTTCCAGACGAATGCCAAAATGGCCGGGCTTGTAGTAACCGGGTTCATTGGACAGGATCATGCCCGGCTCAAGCGGCACATGACCGGTTTTGGCAATTCTTGCCGGCCCTTCATGAACATTCAAATAGGCACCAACGCCGTGGCCGGTTCCATGGCCGAAATCACAACCCGATTGCCAAAGCGGCAGCCGTGCTAGCGTATCCAATTGCGCGCCGCTGGTGCCTGATGGAAAGCGTGCGGTAGAAATGGCGATGTGGCCACGCAAGACCTGGGTGAAGCGCTGTTTGCGTTCCGCATCGACAGAACCGATGACGATTGTTCGCGTAATGTCGGTGGTGCCATCTTGATATTGCCCGCCTGAATCAACCAGATAGAGAGAGTCATCCTCAATACCCGCGTTGTGATGTTCCATAACCCGGTAATGCGGCAGCGCCGCGTTGCTGCCGGCTGCTGAAATCGTATCAAACGAAATTTCCTGCAACTGTGAGCTATCGGCCACCGCAGTTTCGCGCCTGATATCTTCAAGTTGGCGGGCAGCATCAATTTCCGTCAGACTTCCTGCCGGTTGCTGATCAAGCCAGCATAAAAACTTCACCATGGCAGCCCCATCACGCAAATGCGCCCGGCGCATGCCATCCAGTTCAACAGCGTTCTTTGTCGCCTTCATGGCCACCACCGGGTCTTTGCCTTCAACCAGTGTCGCACCACCTTGCTCAAGAACTATGCGCACAGCGTCTGCACAACTGTCTGGATCAAGCAAAATGGAAGGATTGGCGCTGGAAATACGTTCTATGGAGGCGCTGAAATCTGACATCTCTTCAATCTCGGCTATCTGAGACAGTGCATCACGAACGGAATTTGAAAGCTTTTCTCCATCGACCCAAAGAATCGGTTTTTCATTTTTTCGCAACAACGCAAAGGCAAGGGCAACCGGGTTGTGAACCACATCATTGCCTCGCAGATTGAAGGTCCAGGCAATTGAATCCGTCAGTGTGATAAGAGCCGCATCGGCGTTCATTCCATCCAGATGCTCCGAGAGGCGCTGTAGCTTGGCGGGGGCGCTCTCGCCTGCAAATGAAATGTCCTGCAGGACAATGCGACCTTTGGCAGGGGCGGGCCGGCCGCCTTCTTCCCAGATTTGATCAACCGGGTCGATAGGGCATGAAACCAGTTCTGCACCGGCTGTTTCGCAGGTTTTTTTGAAGTTGCGTACCTGTGAGACGGTCAAATAGAAGGGATGATACCCCACACGATCACCCGGTTTAAGATTGGTCTTCAGCCATTTGGCTGGACCTGTCATCACAACATCAACAGTTGAAAAAGTGTCAGGGTCAATCTGCTGAGAGGACTGTTCTGTATACCGCCCGTCAATGAACAGATATCCCCGGTCAGCCATCGCAATGGCCCAACCGGCAGAGCCAGTGAACCCGGTTATATACGACAGTCGCTCCTGATCAGCCGGCAGGTACTCGCTTTGATGTGCATCAGCGTGAGAGATGATGTAGCCATCAAGACCATTGCCTTTCAGAGCTTTTGCAAAGCGCGCAAATCTCTCTCCAAGCAGGTTCTTTCCAACGGGTGGCTGAGCAAAAGACTGAAACATAAATATCTCCTTTTATGCGCGTATGACCCGCCATCGGTCGAATGTCAAAACAGACAGCAATGCTGCATTGCGAAATAAATTCTTCGCATATGCAAAAAACGCAATGCTGACATGCAGCATTGGCCCTTTTCTTATGCGCCGTGATCCCTAAATTCTAAAACATCAGAGCGGCGCACTTTACTCCCTCCCAGATGTTGAAAGCGATCTCCTCCCACGCTGACAACGCAAGGTGCGCCGCTCGAAACCAATTTTAAAGCTAAGGACAAAGATCATGGCTACAACTGCCTCTTTTAATAAAGTCCCCGCTCGTGCCGCCGGTTCAAACTCCGTATTTCGTCGCGCAATGGACCGCATGGTATCTGCACGGGAACGTCAGGTATCCCGCTATGTAAACGGTTACCTTCTGACACTTGACGACCAGACACTGGCCGAAAATGGCTATAACCGCAAAGCGCTTGAAAAAGCAGGTTCTTCCATTTACCCGTTCTAAATCAGTCGCTTAAATCGAAATTAAAAACACCGGATGGTCTTACCATCCGGTGTTTTTTTGTATGGAGTTTGGATTCGGATGAACAACACAGGGCTCTAAAGCACGGCGCAAAAGGTCAGCGTTGTCCAGCCCTCGCGAGAAGCGCGCCGCTGCAACGCCAGACCATGTGCCACATAGGCTGCAACCACCCGGTTTGCCTGCGCATCCAGAATTCCCGAGAGTATCAGCGTTCCGCCAGCAGCCAGCTGACCGCCAATTTCTCCCGCCATTGTCATCAATGGCCCAGCCAGAATATTGGCAACAATCAGATCAAACGGTGCGGTAATGCGAATGGCCGCGTGATGCATCCCGTTTGCTTCGACTACGTGAATTCGGTTTGCGACCTGATTCAGTTGGGCATTTTCGCGTGCAACGACCACCGAAACCACATCAATATCGCTGGCCAGAACAGGTTGGTGACAGGCTTTGGCAATCGCAATGGCCAGAAGGCCTGTTCCCGTACCCATGTCAAAAATTCGTTCAAAAGAACGGCGCCTAAGAACATATTCCAGTGCCTCAAGACAGCCGGCGGTTGTGCCATGATGGCCGGTACCAAATGCCTGTCCCGCCTCAATTTCCACGCCAACCGCGCCGGCGGGAATAAGAGCCTTGTCATGGGCGCCGTGAACAAAGAATCGCCCGGCAGCAACGGGTCGCAAGCCTTCAAGGCTCATGGCCACCCAATCCTCATCGCCAACGTCTTCATGGGTCAATTTCAGACCTGACATATCGTTGGTACGCAGACCTTCGATTCGGTCCAGAACTTCTGTCAGCTCCTCTTTGGGAACATAAATATCGATGGTCCATTCCAGCGAATCGGGATTGTCGGGCTCCACCTCGAAATGCGAGATGGCATAGCCGTCTTCTTCAAACGCAGCTTCAAGCAATAAGAAGAGGTCGCTGGCTTCCGGAGTATCCAGCCGCAGCATAATACGGGATTGGTTCATGATCAGTGGGTTTCCAGAAAACTGTCGACGACTTTTTTGCGTCCGGCCTTGTCGAAATCCACTGTGAGTTTGTTGCCGTCGATCTGCGCCACCAGCCCATAGCCAAACTTCATGTGGAACACGCGTTCGCCAAGTGCAAAACTTGATGATGCAGCAGAACCGCTTTTGGCCACCAACTCACCTTCAATGGTGCGTGGGCCGCCGCTATTGCGTTTGGCGCCTTCGGTCTTGTGATGTTGTTGTGCACGCTGCCAGCCGGGGGTGGAATAAGTGTTGCGAAACGTATCCTGAGTGTCGAACCGACTGGCGCCATAGGCACCACCACCGGACGATCCATAGCCGCCATAGCTGCTGTTGCTTTCATTGATTTGGGCATGGGTCTCCGGCAGTTCGTCCAGAAAACGCGATGGAATAGAGGATTGCCAGGTACCGTGAATGCGCCGGTTTGAGACAAACCAGATCTTTGCGGCTTTCTTGGCACGCGTCAGGCCCACATAGGCCAGCCGCCGTTCTTCCTCCAGCCCGGAGCGCCCGGATTCATCCAGCGCGCGTTGATGGGGGAACAGGCCTTCTTCCCACCCGGGCAGATAGACAGTGTCGAATTCCAGACCTTTTGCAGAATGCAGCGTCATGATGCTGACCGCATCGTAATCTTCCTTCGTGTCGACATCCATAACCAGAGAGATATGCTCCAGAAAGCCGCCCATGCTTTCAAATTCTTCCATGGAGCGGATCAGCTCTTTCAGGTTTTCCAGACGGCCGGGCGCATCTGCGGATCGATCATTCTGCCACATCTCCGTGTAGCCGCTCTCATCCAGAATGATTTCGGCAATTTCCGTGTGGGGCAGATTGTCGGCCTGTTCGCGCCAGCGCGACAGGCTGGTGACCAGATTGGACAAGGCTTTGCGTGGTTTGGGCTTTAACTCTTCGGTCTGGCACAGTTCGTGCGCTGCTTGAATCAGCGGTATCGCGCGTGCCCGCGCAAAGGCGTGCAACAGATTGAGTGTTGCATCACCAAGGCCGCGGCGCGGCGTGTTGACGATCCGCTCAAAGGCCAGATCATCAGCCGGTTGCAGCATGGCGCGGAAATAGGCCAATGCATCGCGAATTTCCATGCGTTCATAAAAGCGCGGGCCGCCGATCACACGGTAATTCAGTCCTAACGTTACAAAACGATCTTCAAATGAGCGCATCTGGAACGATGCTCGTACCAGTATCGCCATGTCGTTCAGTGCATGGCCATCGCGTTGCAGTTGCTCGATATCTTCGCCAATGGCCCGGGCTTCTTCTTCTGAATCCCAGACGCTGGAGACGATAACCGGATTTCCCATTTCAGCGGTATCAGTGAACAGGGTTTTCCCAAGCCGGTCTTCATTGTTTTCAATCAACCCGGCAGCAGCGCCCAGAATATGGCCCGTCGAGCGATAATTACGCTCCAGTCGAATGACCTTGGCACCCGGAAAATCTTTCTCAAACCGCAGAATATTATCCACCTCGGCACCGCGCCAGCCATAGATCGACTGATCATCGTCGCCCACACAGCAAATATTGCTGTTGCCCTGTGCCAGAAGGCGGAGCCACATATATTGCGCCACATTGGTATCCTGATACTCGTCCACCAGAATGTATTTGAAACGGCTGTGATACTCTTTCAGTACGTCCGGATTCTTGCGGAACAAATTGAGACATTCCAGCAGCAAATCGCCAAAATCAACCGCGTTCAGGGCTTTCAAGCGGTCTTGGTAGGCCTGATACAGCTCGCCTCCTTTGCCATTGGCAAAGCTGCCCACATCGCCTTTGGGTACCTGATCTGGGGACCAGCCACGGTTTTTCCAGCTATCAATGATATTGGCCAATTGGCGTGCCGGCCAACGCTTCTCGTCAATGTTGTCCGCCTTGATGATCTGTTTCATCAGGCGAATCTGATCATCTGTGTCGAGGATCGTGAAATTCGATTTCAGGCCGACCAGCTCTGCATGTCTGCGCAGCAATTTGACGCCGATGGAATGAAAGGTGCCAAGCCAGGGCATGCCCTCTACCGCGCCACCAATCAGTTTCCCGATCCGTTCTTTCATTTCCCGTGCAGCTTTGTTGGTAAAGGTGACAGACAATATCTGCCCCGGATGTGCACTTCCCGTTGCAAGAATGTGGCCGATGCGTGTGGTCAGAACCCGTGTCTTGCCGGTTCCCGCACCAGCCAACACCAGCAGCGGCCCGTCAATGCTCTCCACAGCGTCGCGCTGTTCTGCATTCATGCCGTCCATATAAGGCGCAACCGGACGTGAAGCCGCCGCCTGTTTGCTGGCGCGCGCCGCCAGACCACCCGCCTTGGGTGTGTGCGGCGTAACAGAAGGATTTTGACGTGTGGCCATGATGGATGAATTGATTCGCTGTGTTGTTATTCAATGAAGATAGGACAGCTAAAGCGCGAACCCAATAAATTCTGTTCTATTGATGTTCTAGCGATGTTCTTCCACATTTGCATCAATCAGCGCATCATTGAAATAGGCCAGTGCCTTGACCTGAACAGCCCAACCGACAAAAGCTCTGTTTTTACCGCTTGAAACCACCGGAATGCGGCCCAGACCCGTCTCGTCGAAGGCTCGCAGGGCTGTTTCTAATGTATCGGTCAACGTCATAACCCGCATATCATCGCCAAAGCTGAATCCGTCTTTCAGGAATTCTGCATCGTCTTCGGGATTTGG is a genomic window containing:
- the ligA gene encoding NAD-dependent DNA ligase LigA — protein: MAELDGTPVDELTLEQAAGELERLAATIADHDQHYHQDDAPKIDDAQYDALKRRNLEIEVRFPELIRSDSPSKRVGYAPSEKFSKYTHSVPMLSLDNAFSEGDVQDFVGRVRRFLGLDGDVAIPITAEPKIDGLSASLRYENGVLVNGATRGDGQVGENVTGNLRTVETIPQRLKGSGWPDIIEIRGEVYMAHEDFKALNARMLDSGRQFANPRNAAAGSLRQLDARITAERPLRFFAYAWGEISAPVATSQLEMIENFKAWGFDINPLMRRGETVAELIAVYNDIEAQRASLGYDIDGVVYKVDDLALQARLGFASRFPRWAIAHKFPAEQATTILEDIEIQVGRTGALTPVAKLRPVTVGGVVVSNATLHNGDYIAGIGANGEPIREGRDLRKGDQVTVQRAGDVIPQIVDVDISARAANSKPFEFPEICPACGSHAVREVNAKSGKIDVIRRCTGGLICPAQAVEKLKHFVSRNALDIDGFGDKQVEAFYHDGLVTRPADIFTLQARDKRSLKRLKDREGWGGTSVRNLFEAIDERRNVVLNRFIFGLGIRHIGEGTAKLLARQYEDFEGLRSAVKAAADETSDAWMDLVNIDGIGETVAHALVEFFTEPHNDEALDTLLEQVSPTPMEKTASDSPVAGKTVVFTGALEKFSRDEAKAMAERLGAKVAGSVSKKTDLLVAGPGAGSKLKKAQDLEIEITDEDGWLAIVG
- a CDS encoding AzlC family ABC transporter permease, translated to MSVETPLINERREFKDGVKASLPIVAAVSPFGAVYGAAAISNGMSFFDTVFMSGIVFAGASQMVAVDLLATPLPFWTIVLSVFAVNFRHILYSASLGRKMHRFGPIQKALAFMLLIDPQWAICEKRTQSRPLTAGFYFGLAMPLWIVWLVSSGFGAVFGKLVTNPQAIAFDFILPIYFIALLMGFRERYSWLPVVFVSGSAALVAFWVIGPPWHVASGAFAGIFYAAWRGKPKDLMALSPNANQSGEGANV
- a CDS encoding AzlD family protein, whose amino-acid sequence is MSDMIWLILTLAVLTYATRFGGHVVLSRLKRINPRLEAALDAVPAAVITALVVPAAFTTGIPEFIGAAMAVALSFRLSMISVLILSTGTVAALRYLL
- a CDS encoding aminopeptidase P family protein, with the translated sequence MFQSFAQPPVGKNLLGERFARFAKALKGNGLDGYIISHADAHQSEYLPADQERLSYITGFTGSAGWAIAMADRGYLFIDGRYTEQSSQQIDPDTFSTVDVVMTGPAKWLKTNLKPGDRVGYHPFYLTVSQVRNFKKTCETAGAELVSCPIDPVDQIWEEGGRPAPAKGRIVLQDISFAGESAPAKLQRLSEHLDGMNADAALITLTDSIAWTFNLRGNDVVHNPVALAFALLRKNEKPILWVDGEKLSNSVRDALSQIAEIEEMSDFSASIERISSANPSILLDPDSCADAVRIVLEQGGATLVEGKDPVVAMKATKNAVELDGMRRAHLRDGAAMVKFLCWLDQQPAGSLTEIDAARQLEDIRRETAVADSSQLQEISFDTISAAGSNAALPHYRVMEHHNAGIEDDSLYLVDSGGQYQDGTTDITRTIVIGSVDAERKQRFTQVLRGHIAISTARFPSGTSGAQLDTLARLPLWQSGCDFGHGTGHGVGAYLNVHEGPARIAKTGHVPLEPGMILSNEPGYYKPGHFGIRLENLIIVEEPQPIEGGDMLMMGFETITFCPFDLRAVDADGLSDQELEWLNEYHHEVFEKLVHTDLLTPDETAWLSRATSPMMRKAHSK
- a CDS encoding 50S ribosomal protein L11 methyltransferase; its protein translation is MNQSRIMLRLDTPEASDLFLLLEAAFEEDGYAISHFEVEPDNPDSLEWTIDIYVPKEELTEVLDRIEGLRTNDMSGLKLTHEDVGDEDWVAMSLEGLRPVAAGRFFVHGAHDKALIPAGAVGVEIEAGQAFGTGHHGTTAGCLEALEYVLRRRSFERIFDMGTGTGLLAIAIAKACHQPVLASDIDVVSVVVARENAQLNQVANRIHVVEANGMHHAAIRITAPFDLIVANILAGPLMTMAGEIGGQLAAGGTLILSGILDAQANRVVAAYVAHGLALQRRASREGWTTLTFCAVL
- a CDS encoding ATP-dependent helicase → MATRQNPSVTPHTPKAGGLAARASKQAAASRPVAPYMDGMNAEQRDAVESIDGPLLVLAGAGTGKTRVLTTRIGHILATGSAHPGQILSVTFTNKAAREMKERIGKLIGGAVEGMPWLGTFHSIGVKLLRRHAELVGLKSNFTILDTDDQIRLMKQIIKADNIDEKRWPARQLANIIDSWKNRGWSPDQVPKGDVGSFANGKGGELYQAYQDRLKALNAVDFGDLLLECLNLFRKNPDVLKEYHSRFKYILVDEYQDTNVAQYMWLRLLAQGNSNICCVGDDDQSIYGWRGAEVDNILRFEKDFPGAKVIRLERNYRSTGHILGAAAGLIENNEDRLGKTLFTDTAEMGNPVIVSSVWDSEEEARAIGEDIEQLQRDGHALNDMAILVRASFQMRSFEDRFVTLGLNYRVIGGPRFYERMEIRDALAYFRAMLQPADDLAFERIVNTPRRGLGDATLNLLHAFARARAIPLIQAAHELCQTEELKPKPRKALSNLVTSLSRWREQADNLPHTEIAEIILDESGYTEMWQNDRSADAPGRLENLKELIRSMEEFESMGGFLEHISLVMDVDTKEDYDAVSIMTLHSAKGLEFDTVYLPGWEEGLFPHQRALDESGRSGLEEERRLAYVGLTRAKKAAKIWFVSNRRIHGTWQSSIPSRFLDELPETHAQINESNSSYGGYGSSGGGAYGASRFDTQDTFRNTYSTPGWQRAQQHHKTEGAKRNSGGPRTIEGELVAKSGSAASSSFALGERVFHMKFGYGLVAQIDGNKLTVDFDKAGRKKVVDSFLETH